A part of Melittangium boletus DSM 14713 genomic DNA contains:
- a CDS encoding sensor histidine kinase gives MPPRPYLLALLAPALVALVLFLLLGWNMDAVYVSLSTLLGSGLTLVAARGLLQRRLSELAQRALTRPEEVPAPATTPSPPPDEEELEEVALLQRTLDALHQRHATLNAGHLQEARTLTAVLDGMAEGIWVTDVEGTVVRHNDALRGMLLSTGDIIGQRPLTLLRHGSLNEAVHRACHEGASTRLELTLDDVLSRTLAIRVTPLGGDLPGSAAVFHDVTELRHLEKVRKDFVANVSHELRTPITAIRGYAETLQSGALANPQVATKMVDIIHRQSERLSELVEDLLELSRLESREVKLRLQDVPLAVAASRAAEAVRHKAQGKRISLELNVPPDLQARGDERGLEQVLLNLLDNAVKYTPEGGRVTVTGGQEDGRCVVHVSDSGVGIEARHLARIFERFYRVDKGRSRDMGGTGLGLSIVKHLLGAMGGEVRVESQPNEGSTFTILLPAAVPSDASAG, from the coding sequence ATGCCTCCGCGCCCCTACCTGCTCGCGCTGCTGGCTCCGGCCCTGGTGGCGCTCGTGCTGTTCCTGCTGCTGGGCTGGAACATGGACGCCGTCTATGTCTCGCTCTCCACCCTGCTCGGCTCCGGGCTGACGCTGGTGGCGGCGCGCGGCCTGCTCCAGCGGCGCCTCTCCGAACTCGCCCAGCGGGCGCTCACCCGCCCCGAGGAAGTCCCCGCCCCCGCCACCACGCCCTCGCCCCCTCCCGACGAGGAGGAGCTCGAGGAGGTGGCGCTCCTCCAGCGCACCCTCGACGCACTGCACCAGCGGCACGCCACGCTCAACGCCGGCCACCTCCAGGAAGCACGCACCCTCACCGCCGTGCTGGACGGCATGGCCGAGGGCATCTGGGTGACGGACGTCGAGGGCACCGTGGTGCGCCACAACGACGCGCTGCGCGGCATGCTCCTGTCCACCGGGGACATCATCGGCCAGCGTCCGCTGACGCTGCTGCGCCATGGCTCGCTCAACGAGGCCGTGCACCGGGCCTGCCACGAGGGCGCCTCCACCCGCCTGGAGCTGACGCTGGATGACGTGCTGTCGCGCACGCTCGCCATCCGGGTGACGCCGCTGGGCGGAGACCTGCCCGGCAGCGCCGCCGTCTTCCACGACGTCACCGAGCTGCGCCACCTGGAGAAGGTGCGCAAGGACTTCGTCGCCAACGTCTCCCACGAGCTGCGCACCCCCATCACCGCCATCCGCGGCTACGCGGAAACCCTCCAGTCCGGGGCCCTGGCCAACCCCCAGGTCGCGACGAAGATGGTGGACATCATCCACCGTCAATCCGAGCGGCTGTCGGAGCTCGTCGAGGATCTGCTCGAGCTGTCCCGGTTGGAGTCACGCGAAGTGAAGCTCAGGCTCCAGGACGTGCCGCTCGCGGTGGCGGCCTCCCGGGCGGCCGAGGCGGTCCGGCACAAGGCCCAGGGCAAACGCATTTCCCTGGAATTGAATGTTCCCCCGGATCTCCAGGCCCGGGGCGACGAGCGAGGGCTGGAGCAGGTGCTGCTCAACCTCCTGGACAACGCGGTGAAGTACACGCCCGAGGGAGGCCGGGTGACGGTGACGGGCGGGCAGGAGGACGGGCGCTGCGTGGTGCACGTGAGCGACAGCGGGGTCGGCATCGAGGCGAGGCACCTGGCGCGCATCTTCGAGCGCTTCTACCGGGTGGACAAGGGCCGCAGCCGGGACATGGGGGGCACGGGCCTGGGCCTGTCCATCGTCAAGCACCTGCTCGGCGCCATGGGGGGCGAGGTCCGGGTCGAAAGCCAACCGAACGAGGGCTCTACCTTTACGATTTTACTTCCAGCGGCGGTGCCCTCGGATGCATCCGCGGGTTAG
- a CDS encoding winged helix-turn-helix domain-containing protein, with protein sequence MARILIIEDEQDLAGLVEYNLRAAGFEAEAVGSGASGLARARANLPDLLLLDLMLPDLAGSEVLRLFKSDTELRKVPVIIVSAKGQESDRIQGLELGADDYVVKPFSVRELLLRVKAVLRRSDLEEGEPAQLSAGDIQLDTTRHQVRARGQEVALTALEFRLLRTLMERTERVQTREVLLSDVWGIQAEIHTRTVDTHIKRLREKLGPAGDIIETVRGVGYKLTPP encoded by the coding sequence ATGGCACGCATCCTGATCATCGAGGACGAGCAGGATCTGGCCGGACTGGTGGAGTACAACCTGCGGGCCGCGGGGTTCGAGGCGGAAGCGGTGGGCTCGGGCGCGAGCGGCCTGGCCCGGGCGCGCGCGAACCTGCCGGACCTGTTGCTGCTGGATTTGATGTTGCCGGACCTCGCGGGCAGCGAGGTGCTGCGCCTGTTCAAGAGCGACACCGAGCTGCGCAAGGTGCCGGTCATCATCGTCAGCGCCAAGGGCCAGGAGTCCGATCGCATCCAGGGCCTGGAGCTGGGCGCGGATGACTACGTGGTGAAGCCCTTCTCCGTGCGCGAGCTGCTCCTGCGGGTCAAGGCCGTGCTGCGGCGCTCGGACCTGGAGGAGGGAGAGCCCGCGCAGCTGTCCGCCGGGGACATCCAGCTCGACACCACGCGGCACCAGGTGCGCGCCAGGGGCCAGGAGGTGGCCCTGACCGCGCTGGAGTTCCGGCTGCTGCGCACGTTGATGGAGCGCACCGAGCGCGTGCAGACGCGCGAGGTGCTGCTCTCGGACGTGTGGGGCATCCAGGCGGAGATCCACACGCGCACGGTGGACACGCACATCAAGCGCCTGCGCGAGAAGCTCGGCCCCGCGGGCGACATCATCGAGACGGTGCGCGGCGTGGGCTACAAACTCACCCCTCCCTGA
- a CDS encoding YceD family protein: protein MRVKIEEIRDQGLQLNESLSLEQLGTALEGSGFRATEPLAFSADLRKVSGGVLLNGKFTERVMTQCKRCLADATLALPVSFTLNLVPESLARAEDVLDEKEVEEKDRGQGESGGSFTMDDTDEELFDGKVIDLEPIVREQVLLALPMNAVCREDCQGLCAQCGQNLNEKQCGCEVKFVDPRLEVLKNFKLKS, encoded by the coding sequence ATGCGCGTAAAGATTGAAGAGATTCGGGACCAAGGGCTCCAGCTCAACGAGTCGCTGAGCCTGGAACAGCTCGGCACCGCGCTCGAGGGGTCGGGCTTCCGGGCCACCGAGCCCCTGGCGTTCTCGGCGGACCTGCGCAAGGTGAGCGGGGGCGTGCTGCTCAACGGCAAGTTCACCGAGCGCGTGATGACGCAGTGCAAGCGCTGCCTCGCCGACGCGACGCTGGCGCTGCCGGTGTCCTTCACCCTCAACCTCGTGCCCGAGTCCCTGGCCCGGGCCGAGGACGTGCTGGACGAGAAGGAAGTGGAGGAGAAGGACCGCGGCCAGGGTGAGTCGGGGGGCTCCTTCACCATGGATGACACGGACGAGGAGCTCTTCGATGGCAAGGTCATCGACCTGGAGCCCATCGTGCGCGAGCAGGTGCTGCTGGCCCTGCCGATGAACGCCGTGTGCCGGGAGGACTGCCAGGGCCTGTGCGCCCAGTGCGGCCAGAACCTCAATGAGAAGCAGTGCGGCTGCGAGGTGAAGTTCGTGGACCCTCGCCTCGAGGTGCTCAAGAACTTCAAGCTCAAGAGCTGA
- the rpmF gene encoding 50S ribosomal protein L32, which produces MGVPKKRTSKMRRDRRRAANNNLRSAVQVIKCGKCSEPVLPHRACGACGYYKGRETIPAAQG; this is translated from the coding sequence GTGGGTGTTCCCAAGAAGCGTACGTCCAAGATGCGTCGTGACCGCCGCCGGGCGGCCAACAACAACCTGCGGAGCGCGGTGCAGGTGATCAAGTGCGGCAAGTGCAGCGAGCCCGTGCTTCCCCACCGCGCCTGCGGCGCCTGCGGCTACTACAAGGGCCGCGAGACGATCCCCGCCGCCCAGGGATAG
- the plsX gene encoding phosphate acyltransferase PlsX — MRLVLDAMGGDHAPEAPVRGAVLFARERPEHEVVLVGDPARLRDSLSRGGGVPGNVHLHPASQVVDMGDQAFSAIRRKRDSSLRVGFELVRRGEAAALVSAGHSGAVMAGALLVLGRLPGVDRPAIATLLPALKGSGRCLLLDSGANVECRPEHLAQWAVLGSAYVRARLGLPRPRVAVLSNGEEPSKGTVLTRKAAELLRASDLNFVGYAEGRDLFSGDVEVVVTDGFTGNVVLKASEGVAAGMTGILRSAIERRGGLSEKLGALLLRPTFAGLKKMVDYAEHGGAPLLGIQGVGIVAHGRSSPRALQQALEAALQTAQVGGHAELTRCIAQAAAWLPVRQRGKRATGETLSD; from the coding sequence ATGAGGCTCGTCCTGGATGCGATGGGGGGTGATCACGCCCCCGAGGCCCCCGTGCGAGGCGCCGTCCTGTTCGCCCGGGAGCGCCCGGAGCACGAGGTGGTGCTGGTGGGAGATCCGGCGCGCCTGCGCGACTCCCTGTCCCGAGGGGGAGGCGTCCCGGGCAATGTGCACCTGCATCCCGCCTCCCAGGTGGTGGACATGGGCGATCAGGCCTTCTCCGCCATCCGCCGCAAGCGGGATTCCTCCCTCCGGGTGGGCTTCGAACTCGTGCGCCGGGGCGAGGCCGCGGCGCTCGTGTCGGCGGGGCACTCGGGCGCGGTGATGGCGGGGGCGCTGCTCGTGCTCGGCCGCCTGCCGGGGGTGGATCGTCCGGCGATCGCCACCCTCCTGCCGGCCCTCAAGGGGAGCGGGCGCTGTCTGCTGTTGGACTCGGGCGCCAACGTGGAGTGCCGGCCCGAACACCTCGCCCAGTGGGCGGTGCTCGGCAGTGCCTATGTGCGAGCCCGTCTGGGCCTGCCACGTCCCCGGGTGGCCGTGCTCTCCAACGGGGAGGAGCCCTCCAAGGGGACCGTCCTGACCCGGAAGGCCGCCGAGCTGCTGCGCGCCTCGGATCTGAACTTCGTGGGCTACGCGGAGGGGAGGGATCTCTTCTCCGGGGACGTGGAGGTGGTTGTCACCGACGGCTTCACGGGCAACGTGGTGCTCAAGGCCTCCGAGGGCGTGGCCGCGGGGATGACGGGCATTCTCCGCTCGGCCATCGAGCGGCGCGGGGGCCTGTCGGAGAAACTGGGGGCCCTGCTCTTGCGGCCCACGTTCGCGGGCCTCAAGAAGATGGTGGACTACGCGGAGCATGGCGGGGCGCCGTTGCTCGGAATCCAGGGCGTTGGAATCGTGGCCCACGGCCGCAGCTCGCCCCGGGCGCTGCAACAGGCCCTGGAAGCGGCCCTCCAGACGGCCCAGGTGGGCGGACACGCCGAGTTGACGCGGTGCATCGCCCAAGCCGCCGCCTGGCTTCCCGTCCGCCAGAGGGGAAAGAGAGCGACAGGGGAGACTCTTTCCGATTAG
- a CDS encoding beta-ketoacyl-ACP synthase III, with translation MARTQIIGTGSYAPEKVLTNADLEKIVDTSDAWITERTGIRERRLAAPGEATSDMAVRAAQRALEQAGVRPEELDLIVVGTVTADMPMPSCAALVQAKLGARRAFAFDVAAACAGALYALSVADQFIRTGQVKRALVIGAELLSRALNWEDRNTCVLFGDGAGALVIAPTEDPERGLLSTHLYTDGTFADILAIPGGGSLHPPSERVLEERLHTVHMNGREVFKFAVRALAESTHTALKANGLHPRDVAHVIAHQANVRIIESVMQRLEMPIEKCWLNLGEYGNTSSASLPMTLDEAHRSGRLESGDVVAMMAIGAGMTWGSAVMRW, from the coding sequence GTGGCGCGCACGCAGATCATCGGAACGGGTTCCTACGCACCGGAGAAGGTCCTGACCAACGCCGATCTGGAGAAGATCGTCGACACGTCGGACGCCTGGATCACCGAGCGTACGGGCATCCGGGAGCGCCGGTTGGCGGCGCCCGGTGAGGCCACCAGCGACATGGCCGTGCGAGCCGCCCAACGGGCGCTGGAGCAGGCCGGTGTGCGGCCCGAGGAGCTGGACCTCATCGTGGTGGGGACCGTCACGGCGGACATGCCCATGCCCTCCTGCGCGGCGCTCGTGCAGGCGAAGCTGGGGGCGCGGCGGGCCTTCGCCTTCGACGTGGCGGCGGCCTGCGCCGGAGCGCTCTATGCCCTGTCGGTGGCCGACCAGTTCATCCGCACCGGCCAGGTCAAGCGCGCGCTGGTGATTGGCGCCGAGCTGCTCAGCCGCGCGCTCAACTGGGAGGATCGCAACACGTGCGTGCTCTTCGGGGATGGCGCGGGGGCCCTGGTGATCGCGCCCACCGAGGACCCGGAGCGGGGCCTGTTGTCCACCCACCTGTACACGGATGGCACCTTCGCGGACATCCTCGCCATCCCGGGGGGAGGCAGCCTCCATCCTCCGAGCGAGCGGGTGCTCGAGGAGCGGCTGCACACGGTGCACATGAATGGCCGCGAGGTATTCAAGTTCGCGGTGCGTGCCCTGGCGGAGTCCACCCACACGGCGCTCAAGGCCAATGGACTGCACCCGCGGGACGTGGCGCACGTCATCGCCCATCAGGCCAACGTCCGCATCATCGAGTCCGTGATGCAGCGGTTGGAAATGCCCATCGAGAAGTGCTGGCTGAACCTGGGCGAATACGGCAATACGTCCTCCGCCTCCCTGCCCATGACGCTCGATGAGGCCCACCGCTCTGGCCGGCTCGAGTCGGGAGACGTGGTGGCGATGATGGCGATTGGCGCGGGGATGACGTGGGGCAGCGCGGTGATGCGCTGGTAG
- the fabD gene encoding ACP S-malonyltransferase translates to MSKIAFVFPGQGSQAVGMGKDLYEKFPEARAVFEAADEALGEKFTQILFEGPEASLKLTANTQPAILTVSVAAHAVFASKLGLTPAFVAGHSLGEYSALVVAGALSLPDAVRAVRARGTFMQEAVPEGVGAMSAILGLTPDKVKQACDEAAQDQVVSPANYNSPEQTVIAGHAQAVERAGARCKELGAKRVMPLPVSAPFHCSLMDPVKPRLGEVLAQVKVNAPSVPVVTNVEARPNGDAARVVPLLLEQVSSVVRWIECVEALKAEGVTRIVELGPGKVLSGLTKRITKDIESFNVEDSASLEKVLAALGA, encoded by the coding sequence ATGTCGAAGATCGCATTCGTCTTCCCCGGCCAGGGCAGCCAAGCCGTTGGCATGGGGAAGGACCTGTACGAGAAGTTTCCCGAGGCCCGGGCCGTCTTCGAGGCGGCCGATGAGGCGTTGGGCGAGAAGTTCACCCAGATCCTGTTCGAGGGCCCCGAGGCCTCGCTCAAGCTGACGGCCAACACGCAGCCGGCCATCCTCACCGTGTCGGTGGCGGCGCACGCCGTGTTCGCCTCGAAGCTGGGACTCACGCCCGCGTTCGTGGCGGGCCACTCGCTCGGCGAGTACTCGGCGCTGGTGGTGGCGGGCGCGCTGTCGCTGCCGGATGCCGTCCGGGCGGTGCGCGCGCGCGGCACCTTCATGCAGGAGGCGGTGCCCGAGGGCGTGGGCGCCATGTCCGCCATCCTCGGCCTGACTCCGGACAAGGTGAAGCAGGCGTGTGACGAGGCGGCCCAGGATCAGGTGGTGTCCCCCGCCAACTACAACTCGCCCGAGCAGACGGTCATCGCGGGCCATGCCCAGGCGGTGGAGCGGGCCGGGGCCCGGTGCAAGGAGCTGGGCGCCAAGCGCGTCATGCCCCTGCCCGTGTCCGCTCCCTTCCATTGCTCGCTGATGGATCCCGTCAAGCCGCGCCTGGGCGAGGTGCTCGCCCAGGTGAAGGTGAACGCTCCCAGCGTGCCGGTGGTGACGAACGTGGAGGCTCGCCCCAACGGTGACGCGGCGCGCGTGGTGCCGCTGCTCCTCGAGCAGGTCAGCTCCGTGGTGCGGTGGATCGAGTGCGTGGAGGCGCTCAAGGCCGAGGGCGTCACGCGCATCGTCGAGCTGGGACCGGGCAAGGTGCTCAGCGGGCTCACCAAGCGCATCACCAAGGACATCGAGTCGTTCAACGTGGAAGATTCCGCGAGCCTGGAGAAGGTCCTCGCGGCCCTGGGAGCTTGA
- the fabG gene encoding 3-oxoacyl-[acyl-carrier-protein] reductase yields the protein MSAFKDKVVMVTGGSRGIGRAISVAFAKQGATVVIGYAGNDAAAQEALELVRAVGAQGEVVRFDVADTSACASAVDACVKTHGRLDVLVNNAGISVDGLVMRVKDEDWDKQLDTNLRGAFALIRAASRPMMKQKGGAIINLTSVVGEMGNGGQAAYSASKAGLIGLTKSVARELASRNIRVNAVSPGFIATDMTSYLEGATREKMEGAIPLGRLGSAEDVANAVLFLAGDSAAYITGEVLKVNGGMYM from the coding sequence ATGAGCGCGTTCAAGGACAAGGTGGTGATGGTGACGGGCGGCTCGCGGGGCATTGGCCGGGCCATCTCCGTGGCGTTCGCGAAGCAGGGGGCCACGGTGGTCATCGGCTACGCGGGCAATGACGCGGCGGCTCAGGAAGCGCTGGAGCTCGTGCGGGCCGTGGGCGCCCAGGGCGAGGTGGTGCGCTTCGACGTGGCGGACACCTCCGCGTGCGCCAGCGCCGTGGACGCCTGCGTCAAGACGCACGGCCGGCTGGACGTGCTCGTCAACAACGCGGGCATCTCCGTGGACGGACTCGTCATGCGCGTGAAGGACGAGGACTGGGACAAACAGTTGGACACCAACCTCCGGGGTGCCTTCGCCCTCATCCGCGCGGCCAGCCGCCCGATGATGAAGCAGAAGGGCGGCGCCATCATCAACCTCACCTCCGTGGTGGGGGAGATGGGCAACGGGGGGCAGGCGGCCTACTCGGCCTCCAAAGCTGGCCTCATCGGTCTGACCAAGTCCGTCGCCCGGGAGCTCGCCAGCCGCAACATCCGGGTGAACGCCGTCTCGCCGGGCTTCATCGCCACGGACATGACGTCCTACCTCGAGGGCGCGACGCGCGAGAAGATGGAGGGCGCCATCCCGCTGGGCCGCCTGGGCTCGGCCGAGGACGTGGCCAACGCCGTGTTGTTCCTGGCCGGTGACTCCGCCGCCTACATCACCGGAGAGGTCCTCAAGGTGAACGGCGGCATGTACATGTAG
- the acpP gene encoding acyl carrier protein gives MTTSTIEGKIKSIIADQLGVGEEEIKPEASFIEDLGADSLDIVELVMAMEEEFEVEIPDEEAENIKTVGDAINYVNTHKK, from the coding sequence ATGACGACGTCTACAATCGAAGGCAAGATCAAGAGCATCATCGCCGACCAGCTGGGCGTGGGGGAGGAAGAGATCAAGCCAGAGGCCTCCTTCATCGAGGACCTGGGCGCCGACAGCCTCGACATCGTGGAGCTGGTGATGGCGATGGAGGAGGAGTTCGAGGTCGAGATCCCCGACGAGGAGGCCGAGAACATCAAGACGGTGGGCGACGCCATCAACTACGTCAACACCCACAAGAAGTAG
- the fabF gene encoding beta-ketoacyl-ACP synthase II has product MSNRRVVITGTGILTALGTGTEKNWKAMLAGQSGIANITRFDVGKIDTRFAGEVKDFQPEQFIEKREVRRMDLFAQFALAAAEMAVKESGLPIGPDAPHGYTPEKVGVIVGSGIGGISSLEEQYRKGAEKGFDRLSPFFIIQMIINMAPGLISMRYGCKGPNWSPVSACATSAHAIGEAWKSIRLGECDAVIAGGAEAAITPLGMGGFSVMKALSNYNEDPSRASRPFDKDRDGFVMGEGAGIIVLEELEHAKKRGARILAELVGYGANSDAHHVTQPAPEGEGAARCMRLALASAGMNPEDVGYINAHGTSTPFNDANETKAIKTVFGAHAKKLPVSSTKSMTGHMLGAAGGAEAVVSVMTLLHGIIPPTINYATPDPDCDLDYVPNQAREQRVNAVMSNSFGFGGTNAVLLFKRFQ; this is encoded by the coding sequence GTGTCAAACCGTCGAGTCGTCATCACCGGTACCGGCATCCTCACGGCACTGGGCACCGGTACCGAGAAGAACTGGAAGGCGATGCTCGCCGGGCAGTCCGGTATCGCGAACATCACCCGCTTCGATGTGGGCAAGATCGACACCCGCTTCGCCGGTGAGGTGAAGGACTTCCAGCCCGAGCAGTTCATCGAGAAGCGCGAAGTGCGCCGGATGGACTTGTTCGCCCAGTTCGCGCTCGCGGCGGCCGAGATGGCCGTCAAGGAGAGCGGTCTGCCCATCGGGCCGGACGCTCCCCACGGCTACACGCCCGAGAAGGTGGGCGTCATCGTCGGCTCGGGCATTGGTGGCATCTCCTCGCTCGAGGAGCAGTACCGCAAGGGGGCCGAGAAGGGGTTCGATCGGCTCTCGCCCTTCTTCATCATCCAGATGATCATCAACATGGCGCCTGGCCTCATCTCCATGCGCTATGGGTGCAAGGGCCCCAACTGGTCGCCCGTGTCCGCCTGCGCCACCAGCGCGCACGCCATTGGCGAGGCGTGGAAGTCCATCCGCCTGGGCGAGTGCGACGCGGTCATCGCCGGCGGCGCCGAGGCGGCCATCACCCCGCTGGGCATGGGCGGCTTCTCCGTGATGAAGGCCCTGTCCAACTACAACGAGGATCCGTCTCGCGCGAGCCGTCCGTTCGACAAGGACCGGGATGGCTTCGTGATGGGCGAGGGCGCGGGCATCATCGTGCTCGAGGAGCTGGAGCACGCGAAGAAGCGCGGTGCCCGCATCCTGGCGGAGCTGGTGGGCTACGGGGCCAATTCGGACGCTCACCACGTGACGCAGCCCGCTCCGGAAGGCGAGGGCGCGGCGCGCTGCATGCGCCTGGCGCTCGCGTCCGCGGGGATGAACCCCGAGGACGTGGGCTACATCAACGCGCACGGCACCTCCACGCCCTTCAACGACGCCAACGAGACCAAGGCCATCAAGACGGTGTTCGGCGCGCACGCGAAGAAGCTTCCCGTGTCGTCCACCAAGTCCATGACGGGCCACATGCTGGGCGCGGCCGGTGGCGCAGAGGCCGTGGTGAGCGTGATGACGCTCCTGCACGGCATCATCCCGCCGACCATCAACTACGCCACGCCGGATCCGGACTGCGATCTCGACTACGTGCCCAACCAGGCGCGGGAGCAGCGCGTGAACGCGGTGATGAGCAATTCGTTTGGTTTTGGTGGCACCAACGCGGTGCTGCTGTTCAAACGCTTCCAGTAA
- the rpiB gene encoding ribose 5-phosphate isomerase B has translation MKVIIASDHAGLELRRELVKALQESRAEVDDLGPATAESVDYPDFARQVALAVAEGRATYGVLVCGTGMGMAITANKFPGIRAALCTDEFVARMSRAHNDANVLCLGQRVVGPGLARSILDAFLATPFEGGRHQRRLDKIREAESGNGR, from the coding sequence ATGAAGGTCATCATCGCGTCGGATCACGCGGGCCTGGAGTTGCGCCGCGAACTCGTGAAGGCACTCCAGGAGTCGCGCGCCGAGGTGGATGACCTGGGCCCGGCCACGGCCGAGTCCGTGGACTACCCGGACTTCGCCCGCCAGGTGGCGCTCGCGGTGGCCGAGGGCCGCGCCACCTATGGCGTGCTCGTGTGTGGCACCGGCATGGGCATGGCGATCACCGCCAACAAGTTCCCGGGCATCCGCGCCGCGCTGTGCACGGACGAGTTCGTGGCCCGCATGTCCCGCGCCCACAACGACGCCAACGTGCTGTGTCTGGGCCAGCGGGTGGTGGGCCCGGGACTCGCCCGGAGCATCCTGGACGCCTTCCTGGCCACCCCCTTCGAGGGCGGACGCCATCAGCGGCGCCTGGACAAGATTCGCGAGGCCGAGTCCGGCAACGGGCGCTGA
- the glyA gene encoding serine hydroxymethyltransferase: MENTRKLAEVDPEIAKVLVEETRRQEEGLELIASENFVSPAVMEAVGSVLTNKYAEGYPGKRYYGGCEVVDVAESLAISRAKELFGAEYVNVQAHSGSQANMGAYMALMKPGDTLLALDLNSGGHLTHGSAFNFSGKLYKAVHYGLTRDTETIDYAQAAALAKEHKPRVVVVGASAYPRVIDFAKFREIADSVGAALMVDMAHIAGLVAAGIHPSPVPLADIVTSTTHKTLRGPRGGLVLAKEPYGKTLNSQIFPGIQGGPLMHVIAGKAVAFREALSPEFKAYQKQIVANAQALAEALQKGGLRLCSGGTDNHLMLVDLRPKKLVGKVAEEVLGKAGITVNKNMIPFDPEKPTVTSGVRIGTPALTSRGMKEAEMATVGALVVEALDHASDEPRLGHIRARIQEFTQGFPLYASRLK, encoded by the coding sequence ATGGAGAACACCCGCAAGCTGGCCGAGGTCGACCCGGAGATCGCCAAGGTCCTCGTGGAGGAGACGCGGCGCCAGGAAGAAGGCCTGGAGCTCATCGCCTCGGAGAACTTCGTCAGTCCCGCCGTGATGGAGGCCGTGGGCTCGGTCCTCACCAACAAGTACGCGGAGGGCTACCCCGGCAAGCGCTACTACGGCGGCTGCGAGGTGGTGGACGTGGCCGAGTCCCTGGCCATCTCCCGCGCCAAGGAGCTCTTCGGCGCCGAGTACGTCAACGTGCAGGCCCACTCGGGCAGCCAGGCCAACATGGGCGCCTACATGGCGCTGATGAAGCCGGGCGACACGCTGCTCGCCCTGGACTTGAATTCGGGTGGCCACCTCACCCACGGCTCCGCGTTCAACTTCTCCGGCAAGCTCTACAAGGCCGTGCACTACGGGCTCACCCGTGACACGGAGACGATCGACTACGCGCAGGCCGCCGCCCTGGCCAAGGAGCACAAGCCCCGCGTGGTGGTGGTGGGCGCCTCGGCCTATCCGCGCGTCATCGACTTCGCCAAGTTCCGCGAGATCGCCGACAGCGTGGGCGCCGCGCTCATGGTGGACATGGCCCACATCGCCGGTCTCGTGGCCGCGGGCATCCACCCCTCGCCCGTGCCCCTGGCCGACATCGTCACCAGCACCACGCACAAGACGCTGCGCGGCCCGCGCGGAGGCCTCGTGCTCGCCAAGGAGCCCTACGGCAAGACGCTCAACAGCCAGATCTTCCCGGGCATCCAGGGCGGCCCGCTCATGCACGTCATCGCCGGCAAGGCCGTGGCCTTCCGCGAGGCGCTGTCGCCCGAGTTCAAGGCCTACCAGAAGCAGATCGTCGCCAATGCCCAGGCGCTCGCCGAGGCCCTGCAGAAGGGCGGCCTGCGCCTGTGCTCCGGCGGCACGGACAACCACCTGATGCTCGTGGACCTGCGCCCCAAGAAGCTCGTGGGCAAGGTGGCCGAGGAGGTGCTGGGCAAGGCCGGCATCACGGTGAACAAGAACATGATTCCGTTCGATCCGGAGAAGCCCACGGTGACGTCCGGCGTGCGCATCGGCACCCCGGCCCTCACCTCGCGCGGCATGAAGGAAGCGGAGATGGCCACCGTGGGCGCGCTGGTGGTGGAGGCGTTGGACCACGCCTCGGACGAGCCGCGTCTGGGCCACATCCGCGCCCGCATCCAGGAGTTCACCCAGGGCTTTCCGCTCTACGCCTCGCGCCTGAAGTAG
- the nrdR gene encoding transcriptional regulator NrdR: MRCPFCQDAENKVIDSRESQEGSVIRRRRECLSCKRRFTTYERVEELAPLIVKKDGRRETFDRDKLLAGLQKACEKRPVSSDRLEETVAAVERLLQGMGEKEVPSSVIGEEVMRRLQALDEVAYVRFASVYRSFHDITEFMEELKDLLSERARERKPPRPPDKEG, from the coding sequence ATGCGCTGCCCCTTCTGCCAGGACGCCGAGAACAAGGTCATCGACTCGCGCGAGTCTCAGGAGGGGTCCGTCATCCGACGGCGCCGCGAGTGTCTGAGCTGCAAGCGGCGCTTCACGACGTACGAGCGGGTGGAGGAGCTCGCTCCGCTCATCGTGAAGAAGGATGGGCGGCGCGAGACGTTCGATCGGGACAAGCTGCTCGCGGGCCTGCAGAAGGCCTGTGAGAAGCGCCCGGTGTCCTCGGATCGCCTGGAGGAGACGGTGGCCGCCGTCGAGCGGCTGCTGCAGGGGATGGGGGAGAAGGAAGTTCCCTCGTCGGTCATCGGCGAGGAGGTGATGCGTCGGTTGCAGGCGCTGGATGAAGTGGCCTACGTCCGCTTCGCCTCGGTGTACCGCAGCTTCCACGACATCACCGAGTTCATGGAGGAGCTCAAGGACTTGCTGTCGGAACGGGCACGGGAGCGCAAGCCGCCGCGTCCTCCGGACAAGGAAGGTTGA